The following proteins come from a genomic window of Thermodesulfobacteriota bacterium:
- a CDS encoding DUF4118 domain-containing protein produces the protein MNNRLRPSPDAILAAIQKEETRQQHSTLKIFFGMAAGVGKTYAMLRAARQALSENVNIVVGYVETHGRSETEALLQDLPIIPRRKMEYRSTMFEEMDLDAILSRKPQLVLVDELAHTNVPGSRHAKRYQDVLELLDAGIDVYTTINVQHLESRSDAVHQITGVVMHETVPDSIFDRADEIELVDITPDELLKRLAEGKVYVPDKAQLAAQKFFRRGNLTALREMSLRLTAQHVDQQLRDYMQLHQISGPWKSGERLLVAVGPSPLSAQLVRWTRHMTCALQSPWIAVSVELPHSPLSVKAKARQEKNLELARELGAEIVTTTDVDLVTGIVRVAQQHNVAQIIIGKTQDSPRMKLFRRNSFVSNLIEESGNIDVCVVASDKAQKIKPQRLSFNFLSPLRQYLYGLLTLIGLAGICYIALPIIGYQAIGLILLFAIILLALFLGRGPALFSAAFSALIWNFFFIPPPFTFRIAEPQDTLMFVMYFVVASILGNLTSRIRAQQLVLQQREEQAAALYMLAREVANATNIDEILVAAVKQLSSVFSARIAILLPDQVSPFSLKPHPTSTLTLNEKDLSVAAWVLEMRKPAGRFTDTLPMAEAYFVPLLTPSQAVGVIGVRTHRAEPLLIEQKALLETFASQIASTIERMLLFASTQQH, from the coding sequence GTGAACAATAGACTTCGCCCCAGCCCCGATGCGATTCTGGCCGCCATCCAAAAAGAAGAAACGCGACAGCAGCATAGCACACTAAAAATTTTTTTCGGCATGGCTGCCGGCGTCGGTAAAACCTATGCGATGCTACGAGCCGCTCGTCAGGCTTTATCCGAGAACGTAAACATTGTGGTGGGCTATGTTGAAACACATGGACGCAGTGAAACCGAGGCGTTGCTGCAGGATTTGCCGATCATTCCGCGCCGTAAGATGGAATATCGCAGCACGATGTTCGAAGAGATGGACTTGGATGCCATTCTCAGCCGCAAACCGCAGCTCGTGCTGGTTGACGAACTTGCTCATACTAACGTCCCAGGCAGCCGCCATGCCAAGCGTTATCAGGATGTGCTCGAATTGCTCGATGCCGGTATTGATGTTTACACGACAATTAACGTGCAACATCTCGAAAGCCGTTCTGATGCGGTGCATCAGATTACCGGTGTCGTCATGCACGAAACAGTTCCAGATTCGATTTTCGATCGCGCCGATGAGATCGAGCTTGTCGATATTACGCCGGACGAATTGTTGAAGCGTCTTGCAGAGGGGAAAGTTTATGTGCCGGATAAGGCACAGCTTGCCGCGCAAAAATTCTTTCGTCGCGGTAATCTAACCGCATTGCGTGAGATGTCATTGCGATTGACCGCACAACACGTCGATCAACAGTTGCGCGACTACATGCAGCTCCACCAAATTTCTGGTCCGTGGAAATCCGGTGAGCGATTGCTGGTTGCCGTTGGGCCAAGCCCGCTGTCTGCCCAGCTTGTGCGATGGACGCGACACATGACATGTGCCCTACAATCGCCGTGGATCGCAGTAAGCGTCGAATTGCCACATAGTCCACTTTCAGTTAAAGCAAAAGCACGACAAGAAAAAAATTTGGAATTGGCTCGCGAACTGGGCGCTGAAATCGTCACGACTACAGATGTTGACCTCGTGACGGGAATTGTGCGTGTAGCTCAACAGCACAATGTGGCGCAGATCATTATTGGTAAAACCCAGGATTCACCAAGGATGAAGCTTTTTCGCAGGAACTCGTTTGTAAGTAATCTCATTGAAGAGAGCGGTAATATTGATGTCTGCGTTGTAGCGAGCGACAAAGCACAAAAGATCAAGCCACAGCGGCTAAGCTTCAATTTCTTATCACCATTGCGACAGTATCTCTATGGCTTGCTCACACTAATTGGTTTGGCAGGAATTTGCTACATTGCGCTGCCAATTATCGGCTATCAAGCGATTGGATTGATTTTGCTATTTGCTATTATACTGCTCGCACTTTTTCTGGGACGTGGTCCCGCGCTTTTTTCCGCTGCGTTCAGTGCACTCATATGGAATTTCTTTTTTATTCCTCCGCCATTCACTTTTCGTATAGCGGAGCCGCAGGATACACTCATGTTTGTGATGTATTTTGTCGTCGCTTCGATTCTTGGCAATCTCACTTCCCGCATTCGCGCCCAGCAGCTTGTCCTCCAACAACGCGAAGAACAAGCAGCTGCACTCTACATGCTAGCGCGTGAAGTTGCCAATGCCACAAATATTGATGAGATTTTAGTTGCCGCCGTTAAACAATTGAGCAGCGTGTTTAGTGCAAGAATTGCGATCTTACTTCCCGATCAAGTATCACCTTTTTCTCTAAAGCCGCATCCAACGAGCACATTGACGCTTAATGAAAAAGACCTAAGCGTCGCTGCTTGGGTATTAGAGATGCGGAAACCAGCTGGACGCTTTACTGATACATTACCAATGGCGGAAGCCTATTTCGTTCCGTTGCTCACGCCCAGCCAAGCCGTCGGCGTCATCGGCGTGCGCACGCATCGCGCTGAACCGTTGTTGATTGAACAAAAAGCCTTGCTTGAAACATTTGCCAGCCAGATTGCCAGCACAATCGAACGGATGCTGTTGTTTGCTTCCACTCAGCAGCACTGA
- the kdpC gene encoding potassium-transporting ATPase subunit KdpC has product MKHFFAALRLLLIMTVLTGLLYPLAITGIVQAFFPYQASGSIIMVDGKVKGSELVGQKFVGEFYFWDRPSAIDYNPMPSGATNLSPTSEVLQKAVQQRRAHINRTVALSSNASIPVDMLFASASGVDPHISPQAARLQIERIAKARGFTPEQKTKLADLIERFVEPPQCGILGEHRVNVFLLNVALNQLN; this is encoded by the coding sequence ATGAAACATTTTTTTGCTGCTTTACGGCTTCTTCTAATTATGACAGTTTTGACGGGGCTTCTATACCCCCTTGCCATCACTGGAATCGTACAGGCGTTTTTTCCATATCAAGCCAGTGGTAGTATTATTATGGTTGATGGAAAAGTAAAAGGCTCGGAACTGGTTGGGCAGAAGTTTGTCGGCGAGTTTTATTTCTGGGATCGTCCTTCTGCAATAGACTACAATCCTATGCCTTCGGGTGCTACCAACCTCAGCCCAACGAGTGAGGTTTTACAAAAGGCGGTGCAACAGCGGCGAGCACATATTAATAGAACAGTTGCACTTTCATCAAATGCAAGCATACCTGTTGATATGCTCTTTGCTTCTGCCAGTGGTGTTGACCCGCACATCAGTCCGCAAGCAGCGCGACTTCAGATTGAACGCATCGCAAAAGCACGCGGCTTTACGCCAGAACAAAAAACAAAACTGGCTGATCTGATTGAGCGATTTGTTGAACCGCCGCAATGTGGTATTTTGGGCGAGCATCGCGTCAATGTCTTTCTTTTGAACGTGGCACTCAACCAGCTTAATTGA